Proteins from one Ornithobacterium rhinotracheale genomic window:
- a CDS encoding SusC/RagA family TonB-linked outer membrane protein — protein MKKNNIKLKNLLIFASFLSSGIAFSQMKIEGVVKSVEGYPEVGALISINGSEVTETDSEGNYVLEVFPNQIQSKTFTLNVEGLDGKVASKVFDFTDGTNVRNDFILHGIVLDDVVAIGYGSVKKSDLTGAVTAISSKDFNEGVISSPEQLIQGKAAGVQITSNGGAPGSGSMIRVRGTASLNASNDPLIVIDGMPIDNGGINGAANPLALINPNDIESFNILKDASAAAIYGNRATNGVIIITTKKGKSGDIRVNYNATTSISEKFGEIDMLNADEYKQIANKYLSPDKLALMGNADTHWQNQIYRLAVGFDNNLSISGGIGRVPVRLSVGYLNQDGILKTNNIERTTLGLNINPRLFDNHLAININAKGTYAENRFASTEAIGSAVSFAPTQPVFAPNMSQFGGYWTWVNSDGSPNVNATKNPLSLLNQRFDYSYVRRVLSNIQFDYKFHFLPDLKVNLNLGLDYSDSNGSVTQLPTLSTVYADKGNFRKYSQVKKNRLLELYFNYTKRLEQLDSDLDLMVGYSYQKWNENVPFSPTKNGLGVLSPVSGVDFFTQNILLSYYGRLNYTLKDRYLLTATVRRDGSSRFNEDNRFGIFPSVSLAWRLDKEPFLEDIDAISTFKIRGGWGVTGQQDIGSNYPYLPIYSESDSSTRYLFGNTYYNLLRPNGYDSDIKWETTKTGNIGLDFGLLRDRILFNVDAYKRKTSDLLSVVPVPAGANFTNLLLTNVGNMEAKGLEVSAVVKAIEKEDFSWDMTFNATWQDSKVTNLSVTNNPNQKVQTGGINGIIGATIQVQAVDHKPNSFYVYEQIYKDGKPIEGKYVDFNKDGVINEQDLRPYESPLPKSLYGFSTSVRYKNWNFGCSLRASLGNYVYNNMNSQFGTLQFLEVNGNLTNLSRDYYNSNFNERQFFSDYYVEKASFLRMDNINLGYSLPKFVGNSKLKLTASINNVFVITSYSGIDPEISSGIDNNFYQRPRVYSFGVNLQF, from the coding sequence ATGAAAAAGAATAATATTAAACTTAAAAATTTATTGATTTTTGCAAGCTTTTTGTCAAGTGGAATCGCTTTTTCACAAATGAAGATAGAAGGCGTTGTGAAATCGGTCGAAGGATATCCTGAGGTAGGAGCATTGATTAGTATAAATGGCTCTGAAGTTACAGAAACAGATTCAGAAGGAAATTATGTTTTGGAGGTTTTTCCGAACCAAATTCAGTCTAAAACCTTTACTTTAAATGTAGAAGGTCTTGATGGTAAAGTAGCTTCTAAAGTATTCGATTTCACAGATGGTACCAATGTGAGAAATGATTTTATTTTACATGGAATTGTGCTTGACGATGTTGTAGCGATCGGTTACGGTAGTGTGAAAAAATCGGATTTAACGGGGGCGGTAACAGCTATTTCTTCAAAAGATTTTAATGAAGGAGTAATAAGCTCTCCAGAGCAATTAATTCAAGGTAAAGCTGCTGGGGTTCAAATTACAAGTAATGGTGGTGCGCCTGGTTCTGGTTCTATGATTAGAGTGAGAGGTACGGCGTCATTGAACGCTTCAAATGATCCGTTAATCGTAATTGATGGTATGCCAATTGACAATGGAGGTATTAATGGAGCTGCCAATCCTTTGGCTTTAATTAATCCAAATGATATTGAATCTTTCAATATTTTGAAAGATGCGTCTGCTGCAGCTATTTATGGTAATAGAGCTACGAATGGAGTAATCATTATTACAACAAAAAAAGGGAAAAGTGGAGACATAAGAGTTAATTACAATGCCACTACTTCAATTTCTGAAAAATTCGGAGAAATTGATATGTTAAATGCAGATGAATATAAACAAATAGCCAATAAATATTTATCTCCGGATAAGCTAGCCTTAATGGGCAATGCCGACACCCATTGGCAAAATCAGATATATAGACTAGCTGTAGGATTTGACAATAATCTATCTATCTCTGGAGGGATTGGTAGGGTGCCTGTAAGGTTATCGGTTGGATATTTAAATCAAGATGGTATTTTAAAAACCAACAATATAGAAAGAACTACTTTAGGTTTAAATATTAATCCGAGATTATTTGATAATCATTTAGCAATTAATATCAATGCAAAAGGAACTTATGCAGAAAATAGATTTGCGAGTACAGAAGCGATTGGTTCTGCGGTCTCTTTCGCTCCAACTCAGCCTGTTTTTGCTCCGAATATGTCTCAATTTGGGGGGTACTGGACATGGGTGAATTCTGATGGTTCCCCAAATGTGAATGCAACAAAGAATCCTCTGTCTTTGCTTAATCAAAGATTTGATTATTCATATGTAAGAAGAGTGCTAAGTAATATTCAGTTTGATTATAAATTTCACTTTTTGCCAGATTTAAAAGTGAATTTGAATTTAGGTTTGGATTATTCTGATTCGAATGGGAGCGTAACTCAATTACCAACCTTATCAACTGTTTATGCGGATAAAGGAAATTTTAGAAAGTATAGTCAAGTTAAGAAGAATAGATTACTAGAATTATATTTTAATTACACAAAACGTCTTGAGCAATTAGATTCTGATTTAGATTTAATGGTAGGGTATTCATACCAAAAATGGAATGAGAATGTTCCTTTCTCTCCTACCAAAAACGGTTTAGGTGTTTTGAGTCCTGTATCGGGGGTTGATTTCTTTACTCAAAATATTTTGCTTTCATATTATGGAAGACTTAATTACACTTTAAAGGATAGATATTTGTTAACGGCAACAGTTCGTAGAGATGGTTCTTCAAGATTTAATGAAGATAATAGATTTGGTATTTTTCCATCAGTTTCATTGGCTTGGAGATTAGATAAAGAGCCATTTTTAGAAGATATTGATGCTATCTCAACTTTTAAAATTAGAGGAGGCTGGGGAGTTACCGGTCAGCAAGATATAGGTTCTAATTATCCATATTTACCAATATACAGTGAGTCAGATAGTAGTACAAGGTATTTATTTGGAAATACATACTATAATTTGCTTAGACCTAATGGTTACGATTCTGATATTAAATGGGAAACAACAAAAACAGGAAACATAGGTTTAGATTTTGGCTTGTTAAGAGATAGAATTTTATTTAATGTTGATGCATATAAAAGAAAAACTTCAGATTTGTTAAGTGTTGTACCAGTCCCTGCGGGAGCTAATTTTACCAATTTACTTTTGACTAATGTTGGAAATATGGAAGCAAAAGGTCTTGAGGTTTCAGCTGTGGTAAAAGCGATTGAAAAAGAAGATTTTTCATGGGATATGACATTTAATGCAACATGGCAAGATTCAAAAGTTACGAATTTATCGGTAACAAATAATCCAAATCAAAAAGTGCAAACAGGAGGGATTAATGGTATCATAGGAGCTACAATCCAAGTTCAAGCTGTTGATCATAAACCAAATTCGTTCTATGTTTATGAGCAAATATATAAAGATGGAAAACCAATAGAGGGAAAGTATGTAGACTTCAATAAAGATGGAGTAATTAACGAACAAGATTTAAGACCTTACGAGTCCCCATTGCCTAAATCTTTGTATGGATTTTCAACATCTGTAAGATATAAAAATTGGAATTTTGGATGTAGTTTAAGGGCAAGCTTAGGAAACTATGTTTATAATAATATGAATTCTCAATTTGGAACATTGCAATTTCTAGAGGTTAATGGAAATTTAACAAATTTGAGTCGAGATTATTATAATTCAAACTTTAATGAACGACAGTTCTTCTCAGATTATTATGTAGAGAAAGCATCTTTCTTAAGAATGGATAATATTAATTTAGGCTATAGCTTACCTAAGTTTGTAGGTAATTCCAAACTTAAGTTAACAGCTTCTATAAATAATGTATTTGTAATTACAAGTTATAGTGGGATTGATCCAGAAATCTCAAGTGGAATTGATAATAACTTCTATCAAAGACCAAGAGTTTATTCATTTGGCGTAAATCTTCAATTTTAA